In a genomic window of Spirosoma agri:
- a CDS encoding ExbD/TolR family protein, whose product MKLRRKNKFAAEVATSSLNDIMFFLLLFFLIISTVANPNVIKLMLPKASSTQQLSKKQVTLSVDDKKQYFIDKKPVDPANLENELKTMMAGIAEPTVVVRFDKALTVQDLVDVLQTGAKLNIKMVMATSK is encoded by the coding sequence ATGAAACTCCGAAGAAAAAATAAATTTGCTGCCGAAGTAGCGACATCGTCGCTGAACGACATCATGTTCTTCCTGCTGCTGTTCTTCCTGATTATTTCGACAGTTGCCAACCCGAACGTTATCAAACTAATGCTGCCCAAAGCGTCATCGACGCAGCAGTTGAGCAAAAAACAGGTGACGCTATCGGTAGACGATAAAAAACAGTACTTCATCGACAAAAAGCCCGTCGATCCGGCCAATCTGGAAAATGAGCTGAAAACAATGATGGCCGGTATTGCGGAACCAACCGTTGTTGTTCGCTTTGATAAAGCACTTACTGTGCAGGATCTGGTCGATGTACTCCAAACGGGGGCTAAGCTGAACATTAAAATGGTCATGGCCACCTCGAAGTAA
- a CDS encoding MIP/aquaporin family protein, with the protein MQTSPFLGELIGTTVLLLLGNGVVANVVLKQTKGESAGWIVITAGWAFAVTMGVFVAKAFGSVDAHLNPAVTVAFAIATNDFSHVIPYITAQLIGGFLGALLVWLHYYPHWAATPDPWDKLACFATGPAIRNKGANFLSEALATMVLILGLAGISSKNLGELAIGVGPYLVGILVWSIGLSLGGTTGYAINPARDLSPRLAYTLLPIPGKGSSDWAYSWIPVLGPLVGAGIGGLLIRLFTL; encoded by the coding sequence ATGCAAACGTCTCCCTTTCTCGGCGAATTAATTGGTACAACAGTTTTACTTCTTTTGGGCAACGGTGTAGTGGCAAACGTCGTCCTGAAACAGACCAAAGGCGAATCCGCCGGTTGGATCGTCATCACGGCAGGGTGGGCGTTTGCCGTGACGATGGGCGTTTTCGTAGCCAAAGCCTTCGGGAGTGTCGATGCGCACCTAAACCCGGCGGTTACCGTTGCCTTTGCTATTGCCACCAATGATTTTTCGCACGTAATTCCTTACATCACGGCTCAGTTGATCGGCGGTTTTCTGGGGGCACTACTCGTATGGCTTCATTACTACCCACACTGGGCTGCTACGCCCGACCCATGGGACAAACTAGCCTGCTTTGCTACCGGTCCGGCCATTCGTAATAAGGGGGCTAATTTTCTGAGCGAAGCGTTGGCCACGATGGTGCTGATTCTTGGCCTGGCCGGTATTTCGTCAAAAAACCTGGGTGAACTGGCCATTGGCGTTGGTCCCTATCTGGTCGGAATTCTAGTCTGGAGCATTGGCCTTTCGCTCGGTGGAACAACGGGATACGCCATAAATCCTGCCCGCGATCTGAGTCCGAGATTGGCCTACACACTGCTGCCTATTCCGGGCAAAGGCTCTTCCGATTGGGCTTATTCGTGGATTCCTGTACTCGGTCCGTTGGTTGGAGCCGGTATTGGTGGTCTACTCATTCGATTATTCACGCTGTAG
- a CDS encoding FAD-dependent oxidoreductase, with the protein MIADYTEAAVCHVDDLVDGQLKEVRVGDTDVLLARADGQYYALHPKCTHYQAPLAMGLLHGNRLVCPWHNACFDVRDGHRLEAPALNGLPTHEVRIEGDQVFVRLTTYKESLENPMVAPDEANATVYTIVGGGGAGAFAAEAMREAGFTGKIVMLTESQEGPYDRPNCSKDYLQGKAPDEWMPLRTDEFYKNYGIEVRTGQHVTSLDPTTKQIELASGETLTYDKALLCSGGKPNTLLGSNADMKGVYMLRSLHDSQHLREISHQGKRVVIVGSSFIGLEGAMSLRKLGCEVEVVGTEPVPFARTLGEKIGRLMQGWHEKEGIRFHLDCKVERLEGGDSVNAVVLNNGQRLPADFVLLGLGVKPNTDFLKGVTLEDDGGVKTDEYLKLADDLYAAGDIAHYPAADGFQRIEHWKVAGLQGYNAGINMAGQEEPYQAVPFFWTNQQGKRINYVGHADHFEDIIYDGNPETDEAFLALYVQDNVIKAAAGLKRDQDIIAIRELMREGRMPSVDAVRQGINWVDVLKKA; encoded by the coding sequence ATGATTGCTGACTACACTGAAGCCGCCGTTTGTCATGTTGATGATCTTGTTGACGGACAGTTAAAAGAGGTTCGCGTTGGTGATACCGACGTGCTGCTGGCTCGCGCCGACGGGCAATACTATGCGCTTCATCCTAAATGCACCCACTATCAGGCTCCCCTGGCGATGGGTTTGCTGCATGGAAACCGACTCGTTTGTCCCTGGCACAATGCCTGTTTCGACGTTCGGGATGGCCATCGACTCGAAGCGCCCGCTCTCAATGGGTTGCCGACCCACGAAGTCCGAATAGAGGGCGATCAGGTCTTTGTACGGCTGACCACCTATAAGGAAAGTTTAGAGAATCCGATGGTTGCGCCTGATGAGGCTAACGCTACTGTTTATACCATTGTTGGCGGTGGCGGAGCCGGGGCATTTGCTGCGGAGGCCATGCGGGAAGCTGGATTTACGGGTAAGATCGTGATGCTGACCGAAAGCCAGGAAGGCCCTTACGACCGCCCTAATTGTTCGAAAGATTACTTACAGGGTAAAGCTCCCGATGAGTGGATGCCCCTGCGTACGGACGAGTTCTATAAAAACTACGGCATTGAGGTTCGGACGGGGCAACACGTAACGTCGCTCGACCCCACGACCAAACAGATTGAACTGGCTTCCGGCGAAACGCTTACTTATGACAAAGCGCTACTTTGTTCGGGAGGAAAGCCAAATACGTTACTGGGGTCGAATGCAGATATGAAGGGTGTTTACATGCTTCGTAGCTTGCACGACAGCCAACACCTTCGTGAAATAAGCCACCAGGGGAAGCGCGTGGTCATTGTTGGCAGTTCGTTTATCGGGTTGGAAGGAGCCATGAGTTTACGCAAACTGGGCTGCGAAGTCGAGGTCGTTGGCACCGAGCCTGTTCCTTTTGCAAGAACATTGGGCGAAAAAATTGGCCGGCTCATGCAGGGCTGGCACGAGAAAGAGGGCATCCGGTTTCACCTGGATTGCAAAGTAGAGCGGCTGGAAGGTGGTGATTCGGTCAACGCCGTTGTGCTGAATAATGGGCAACGACTCCCCGCCGACTTTGTCCTGCTGGGCCTTGGTGTAAAACCGAATACGGATTTTCTGAAAGGTGTTACGCTCGAAGACGACGGTGGTGTCAAAACCGACGAATACCTCAAACTGGCCGATGATCTTTACGCGGCCGGCGACATTGCGCACTATCCGGCGGCTGATGGCTTCCAACGAATCGAGCACTGGAAAGTAGCTGGCTTGCAAGGGTATAACGCGGGAATAAACATGGCTGGCCAAGAGGAACCTTATCAAGCTGTGCCCTTCTTCTGGACGAACCAGCAGGGGAAGCGAATCAATTACGTCGGTCATGCCGACCATTTTGAGGATATTATCTACGATGGTAATCCTGAAACGGACGAAGCCTTTTTGGCGCTGTACGTTCAGGATAATGTGATAAAAGC
- a CDS encoding zinc-dependent alcohol dehydrogenase family protein: protein MKSILFEQTGHPATVLTAKEVALPEPGPNEVRINVIAAPINPSDIMFVQNLYGIRPQLPSGVGFEGMGVIDAVGEGVEMPTGTRVSFTGTGTWSDYAIAHQRSLIPVPDAISDEVAAQLFVNPFTAYAMVQDSGVTEGGWLMITAAGSAFGKMVIQLCMMRGIKTIGTVRRDDLNNELKALGLTEVINTEIEDLAARVRQITDGAGVPCVLDAVGGTTTTEAIKCLSKGGVLIIYGLLSLQDPSINVGLLIFKELTIKGFWLTDWMRRADSKTRQDVAQNVISLLASGKIQLPVEASYSLDQIVDAVDHADRPGRWGKILIKP from the coding sequence ATGAAAAGCATACTTTTTGAACAAACGGGCCATCCTGCCACGGTCTTGACGGCAAAAGAAGTGGCACTGCCCGAACCCGGTCCCAACGAGGTTCGGATAAACGTGATCGCAGCTCCCATTAATCCATCGGACATCATGTTCGTGCAGAATCTGTACGGTATTCGACCCCAGTTGCCATCGGGCGTGGGTTTCGAAGGGATGGGGGTCATTGATGCCGTGGGTGAAGGCGTTGAGATGCCTACTGGAACGCGGGTAAGTTTCACGGGCACCGGAACCTGGTCAGACTATGCCATTGCGCATCAGCGGAGTTTAATTCCAGTCCCCGATGCCATCAGCGATGAGGTAGCCGCGCAATTGTTTGTCAATCCGTTTACGGCTTATGCGATGGTGCAGGATTCGGGCGTGACGGAAGGCGGTTGGCTAATGATAACCGCTGCCGGATCGGCCTTTGGCAAAATGGTGATTCAATTGTGTATGATGCGGGGTATCAAAACAATTGGCACCGTTCGGCGCGATGACCTGAACAACGAACTGAAAGCACTGGGTCTTACCGAAGTAATCAATACCGAAATCGAAGACCTGGCTGCCCGCGTCAGGCAAATCACTGATGGCGCCGGTGTACCCTGTGTGCTGGATGCTGTTGGTGGTACCACAACGACCGAAGCGATAAAGTGCCTGAGTAAAGGTGGTGTGCTGATCATATATGGTCTGTTAAGCTTGCAGGACCCATCTATCAACGTTGGCTTGCTAATTTTTAAGGAGTTGACCATCAAAGGATTTTGGCTGACCGACTGGATGCGCCGGGCCGATAGCAAGACCCGCCAGGATGTTGCGCAGAACGTCATTAGTCTGCTGGCATCGGGTAAAATACAACTGCCCGTGGAAGCATCGTATTCGCTGGATCAGATCGTTGACGCCGTTGACCATGCTGATCGGCCGGGACGGTGGGGAAAGATTCTGATCAAGCCCTGA
- a CDS encoding MotA/TolQ/ExbB proton channel family protein, producing MLLLQVPAVDTTAASLSATTAAQPQSLQLFDLVAKGGWVMVPIAFLFFASLYLIFERYFVIRSQTKSDSNFIDNIRDMVAQGNIKSAESFAKNQRTAMGRVFEKAIGRIGSPIKDIESTIESVGQIELSRLERNMGYLGIIAGIAPMLGFIGTISGIIRIFYDISLSDNISVGIIAGGLYEKMITSGAGLIVGILAYTGYHLLNMMVERFTLALEINAFEFIEVLQKPTSEPARMR from the coding sequence ATGCTCTTGCTTCAGGTTCCGGCCGTTGACACCACGGCCGCATCGCTGTCGGCCACAACGGCTGCTCAACCCCAAAGTCTACAATTATTTGATCTGGTAGCCAAAGGCGGTTGGGTCATGGTGCCCATTGCGTTTTTGTTCTTCGCATCGCTCTACCTGATCTTCGAGCGTTATTTCGTGATTCGTTCCCAGACGAAATCAGACTCGAATTTCATCGATAACATTCGGGATATGGTAGCGCAGGGAAATATAAAATCAGCAGAGTCCTTTGCCAAAAACCAGCGGACAGCTATGGGACGCGTGTTCGAAAAAGCAATAGGCCGCATCGGTTCGCCGATTAAGGACATCGAAAGCACCATCGAAAGCGTCGGTCAGATCGAACTGTCCCGACTGGAACGGAATATGGGCTATCTGGGTATCATCGCCGGTATTGCCCCGATGCTTGGCTTTATCGGTACGATCTCTGGTATCATCCGTATTTTCTACGATATTTCGCTGTCCGACAACATCAGCGTGGGTATTATTGCCGGTGGTCTGTACGAGAAAATGATCACATCCGGCGCGGGTCTGATCGTTGGTATTCTGGCCTATACCGGATATCACCTGCTGAACATGATGGTGGAGCGGTTTACTCTTGCGCTCGAGATAAACGCCTTTGAGTTTATTGAAGTTCTCCAGAAACCGACGTCGGAACCCGCTCGTATGCGGTAA